Below is a window of Manis javanica isolate MJ-LG chromosome 2, MJ_LKY, whole genome shotgun sequence DNA.
TTTTCCACAGAAAAATATTAGCTGTAATTTTCTCTATATATCTTACTTGcagatgtaaattaaaactaatttgaaatatatacaatACAGTTCACATACATCAGAATGAGATGCTCACACCACAAGAGGTCCAGGTGAGTTATAGCAGAATCATGGCCACAATTCCACACTCACTGCTAGGCTTTGCACACTGAACAGAGAAGCTACAAAATGACCATCCCTATTTACCTAACTCATTCTCTTCCACTACCTTTGTGATTTACACCAACACACATCCCATAAGCAGACATCTCACATTAAATGTGACTGTAATTAACTTTACTGTCTCTGCCTTAGTTCCAGATTTCACAATAATATTCTCACATTTCTTCAGAACCCTGGAATTAAACAACCCAGGTCTAGTGACCCGTTTGTACCCACTCTTATCCCTGAAGATAAATGGCCTGAGAGAGGAACCCAGAGGCATGCAGATGAGGAAGCCTAGCACATGTGGCATGCACAAGGAATGTTCACAGTGCTGTGGGGGCCCTGCAGCAACACGAGCCAAATCTGGAGCTCTGAGACTTTCTGGCCATTCCTCCTCTCATCTCTCCAAAACCTGTTGTGCCCAAATCTGCCCACTTCTTTCACCATTGAACCAATAGGCTACTCAGGAGTCCACTGCCCCACATCCAATCAGCCTGCGGAGTGCACGCTTGACATCCTTGTTGCGGAGGCTGTACACCAAAGGGTTGGCCAAAGGGGTAATGGCAGTGTACATCACGGCAGCCACCATGTCCTGATCCTGAGAGTTCTGGGAAGGAGGCTGGAAGTAGACCCAAATGATGGTGCCGTAGAGGAAGCCAACCATGGTGAGGTGGGATCCGCAGGTGGAGACTGCTCGGCGGCGACCAGCAGCTGAAGGCAAGCGAGCGATGGTGGCCCCAATGCGGATGTAGGAGAGTACAATGAGGGTGCAGGGGCCTAGCATGAGGAAGCCGCCCTCCATGAATATGGCCAACTCATTGGAACGTATGTCAGAGCAAGAGGCTCGCAGAAGTGGTCGGTggtcacagaagaagtgggggAGGTTAACGTTGCCTTCAGCATCCCCAGCCCAGTTCAGAGGCAAGAGGAGGCCCACATGCAGCATGGTGTGCACTACGGACACTGACCAGCTCATGGCCAGCAAGCGGGCACAGACTTGGCGACTCATCACCGAAGGGTAATGCAGAGGGTcacagatggccacgtagcgatCCACGGCCATGACAGAGACAACAAGTGTATCCGTGACTCCGAATGcatagaagaaaaagaactgGGCCAAGCAGCGGGAAGCAGGAATGGCTGGGGAATTAGAGAGCAGATGGGCCAGCAGCTGGGGCAGGATGACTGTGGACACCCCCATGTCTATCACGGAGAGACCGCGGAGCAGATAGTACATAGGCGTGTGGAGCCTGGGGTCCCGGGAGATGAGCAGCACTAGGGTCATGTTCCCCACCACGGTCATCAGGTAGACAGCCAGGAACAGGACAAAAAGGAGACTCGGGGAGACGCTAGCTCCTGAGAAGCCACGGAGCAAGAAGACTGGAGAGTGTGAAGCATTAGGGGTACAGCCCATGATGAGTGACAGGGAGCCTGCCTGAAAGACAGTTGGGATCAAAAAGCAAGTCATGGGTCATATGTTAGAGGTCATGACAACTCCAGATAATTTATTTGTGTTCTTCAAACTCCTGGAAAACTCAAATTCAGCTGATCACTAGTGCTCCTCCGCTAGGACTATGACTTCACTCCTTTAACTTATTAGAGCatattctcccttatttattCCTGTTCATCCATTCTAGTGACTCCCTTTCGGTCAGCCACAAACCCTGATAAAGTCCCTCAAACAGTCATAAACCCTCCATTCAGTATTATCTTTCAACCAACTCCTACTTATCTCCTGCCAGTGGCAAAGCCCATGAAAAAATTGCTGTATTTAATGTCTCTAGCTCCTCATCTTTTATTCATGCCTAATCCTTCAAATTATCTCAAACTTCAAATTAGGAAATAATTTAGTCATAGGGAGGGAAGTATAGCACAGTGAATACAGCTCATAttattgtaatatctttatatgGTGACATCCAGTAAccacacttatcatggtgaacatttgGTAATGTAGGCAACTGATGAATCAccaagttgttcatctgaaaccaatataacataaatggtatttcaataaataaaaaccaagaaGATGAGCTCACTATTCAAAATTACAGTGCACACCCAAAACCTATTCATTATGAAGACAATCAGCAATCAAATAATAGGATTATCTTCCTCTGATCATCATAAAATAAAtctgttagaaattaaaaattttgtttaaaatactgtGTGTCTAAAACAAGGAGTTAAAGATGATcagaaacaaaatattataaaaaataaaacaagaggtCTGGAAAAGACCCAAAAAGAATGACcagaacataaaaatattcacattcaaatttcaaattcaatGGTTGGGTTGGACAGTGGCTGAAAAGTGAAGCTAGTTCTGAGAAAAATATCCAGGCAACAGTGCAAGGTGACGAGGATATGGAGAGGGGAGGTaagatttggggaagaaaaagtgGGATCCACCATAACATCTAAGTAGTCAAGAAGAAGAATCttaagagaaaggaggagaggcaAGATTGAAGAGACACagactgagaattttccaaactCATTAAATGTATCCTCTGACTGAAGAACCACAAGAACTcccaaacaaaacacattttaaaaaatccatacaTAGACACTATGTTAGGCATACTGCTAAACAGcaaataaagagggaaatgaaaatcagagaaaaaggaaagattatGAGTTTTTCTGATAGATTTCTCAGCAGCAAGAGAcactagaaaataaagaaacaatatcttcaaagaactgagagaaaataaatatcaagcTCAAATTCTATATCCCTTTAAATTATccaaaaatagaaacatttttacaTACCCTGTTACCTCCTCCATGGAAAGTCATCCCACCCCTCCAGAGCCAAACTTCAACCCCACTTTCAAACTAATTGGTGAAAGGCTCCACGTCTTGAGGACTCAGGTTTCATTTCTACTTGATGTCTTCATTGAGTCCCTCCACAGTGTTTCTCTAAAGCACTTTTCACTCTTCAATTCATTTTGTAACTACTGTTTCTGCCTGCTGCTCAATGTAGACTGTTAGGCACTTGAATACGTATGTttctgtgcatacacacacatacacatatgcaccttgcacatatatacacatatgaacaTATATTTGTCACTGACTTCTGAATACTTAGCACAGAGCCTACCAATTAGGGGATGATTAttacatatttgttaaataaatgaaacagagtctCTATTAAAGGGCAACAGTCTGTAAGTTAATAGCAAAGGTTTTAGAGTCAGGCTTACACAGAATCTAACTGCATcttccacttactagctatgtgctGTTGAGCAAGttatgttttctcatctgtcaaatagTAGTAAGATGTTCTCCATCTCATAAGACAGAGAAGATCAAAGGGGAAAATCATCAGTGAAGCCTTTGGAAGAAACAACATtgtgaaggaaaaggaggaagcaaCTTCTTCCCATTGCTGCTTCTGAAAAATACCTAGTTTTTAAGTACTCCAAGTCCAAcccaaatgaaaatcaaaactttaAATCCCAAGCAATTtaaacttttcttccttctccaggagGAGTTATATTCTCACTCAGAAACCTGCATTAGGGAAAGAGGGACGTGGTAGACTTCATTACTGCACCATCTCATCCATTCTTTCCTGTCAGTTGTCTGGCTATTAAGGTGTCAGAGTAGAAGGAAAGGTAAGATTTCATTGAGTGGTGCCCTTGGTACACACTGTAAAGATAGAATCTTTCCCTTGTGGCATCACAGGAGCCCATTTGAGACCACCCTCTTGTAACGGTTACTGCATTCTTCCCACGCAAGGGCAATTCAAATCTTCCTTTAGGACTGACATCTGACTGTACCACTCTAGGTTTGATCTTCTAAGATTGCCTCACCCTAGCAGGAGGCCCTCTTGGGTGGAAAACACAGCTTATCTAGCTTATACACCTTCCTTGGATCCAGTAGCCCAAAGAAAATTCATGTATCTTCATCCCAACAAATTCTCTCAATGCAGCCTTCTCTAACTTTTTCCATGCACTTAGTCCCTTTCTCAAATTCTCCTTAAGACTTTGAAAACATTTGGGGATGCATTTTAGTTTAAGACATGTTTTCTTAAGCTACCTTTCatcattgatttctaatttaataacaTTGTGGTGAGATAATTAAATCTCTATGAGAGTGGTTCTCAAGCTTTTTGAGAATCATTCTCAACTAAATGGACCtgtgaaatagagaaaatgacaGCCCTGAAACAAATCTCAGTTTCTAGAAATTGTGATTTATAACAGAGATGGTATTCTTCCTGGAAGAAGGATGTTATTCAGTTAGATTACTGAACCACaactacatatacatattttaatttgtgGTTTACTCTTTCTAAGCAGCAGTGAATATCAGAGCCACAGGCATTAACAAGCTTAAGTTTCCAAGTGATAATGCTAACCAAAAAATGCCAGTTCTGAATGATAGCAAAGTACAACAGataagaagttttaaaatgtaaaactattatTACTTTTGTAAAACAGGTATTTATATATAGGTATAAAaacatatgacatatatatatgtattctaaaATCATGCAAGAGAATAACAAAGTTTTTGTAGGATAGAGGATATCTTGGGGGAGGCAGGAGGATAGAGAATAGGATGGAGTAGTTTGGGTTTTAATTGTATCTGTAACGGTCtagtttttcaaaatgaaaatctaaatCAAAAGAaggtaaatgtttttttaaagttggatgttgataagaaagaaacaaatcctaccatttgcaacaacatggatggagctggagggtattatgctcagtgaaataagtcaggcggagaaagacaagtcccaaatgatttccctcatttgtggagtataaaaatgaagcaaaactgaaggaacaaaacagcagcagactcacagactccaagaagggactagtgattaccaaaggggaggggcaggggagggagtgagtaggggattgaggggtattatgattggcacacatggtgtggggggaatcatggggaagagtgtagcacagagaaggcaaatagtgactgtggcatcttactatactgatggacaatgactgcaataggatggggggaactcgataatatgggtgaatgtagtaacacaTTGTTCTTAATGTGaacccttcataagagtgtatatcaattataccttaataataaaaaaaagtctcaaaccaagtaactcagaaaaaaaagttgGATGTTGAGTTTATGTATTTCATTGTCTCAGTCTCtatacatttttcacattttgaaattttatgaaaaatataaacattaaagtGAAGGATAGCAACTGAGTTGGAACCACTTTCATTCCTTCATAAGTAAGACAAAACACACATTTCCAGCTCAGAATAGCATCCAACTCAGTTAATTCAATCACATACTCAGTATTGGGACACTCAAGCCGGTACGTCATGGAGAACCCAGAATTAGGTAGTATCTCATTAAACTGGGAGAACCAGAGATTTACCTCCGAAACAATCTTTGAAGACCTTATGGATAAATGTAAGATGTCACAGCACATGGGAATTTAACTATGAGATCTACATGAGCCAAGAAGCCTAGAAGTTGCCCTCGGTTGTCTTTCCCTAATCCCAGGTATGTCCCATGTTCTCAACTACCTTCCTATTTCTCTGGCTTCCACTAGCAAATACTATGGTGAGTTTCTGATGGGGGCTTTTACATTTGGGACTGACTTTGGAGATCTAGAACCAGGGGGAAATTTAGACAGGAATCTAGAATAAGAGGGAGAAACTTTCAGCACGGCTGTAAGAGACACAGGTGGAAGACTCGTAACTGCCTCTATTTCTCCAGCTTCAGGAGCCCAGGACTGGAGTAATCATAATCCTTGGTTCATGCTGCACTCTGTTCCTTGGTCCAAGTATCATCACTTGCTTGTTTCCTTGGTTTTGAATATTATTATCACACACACCCATTTTTTACTGTCAAACACAGAAACCAGAACATTAATTCTAATTCTTGTCCACTTACATGAGCCTTCTCCATCACCTTTTCCGTCACTCTCTGGCTAAGGTAACCAACTTCCTGACCTTGGGTTACTTACTCCGTTTTTTCActaatacatgtttatatattatatatatctacTAGAATGATTCCAAGAAGAAGAATATTAAGTTTGAGATTATCTGAAATGTATAAAGGGGTAACAAAATGTAACTAATTTGGAGTGACTTGATTTTGTGCCTCAATATTATATTACTTGGATTCACTGACATTATTGTATATAACTGTtgctcattcatttttcattgctACATAACAGTCCTTTGTGTGACTATACCACAATATACCTATCAATTCTCTACCATGTgtatttgggttgttttgttACTTCTGCTACAGAGTTTGGAGCACATATTTCTATGCTCCAAGTGAGACTCCCTTTCATGCACAAATTCCTTCACTTGTCTACAAGTTTTGAATTCCTCAACCAAAATGGACATAGAAATGACTTCTGCAAAGTTTTTAGAATTAAACAAATTGCTTATTAGTGCTTAATAATTGTAATTTATATCTTAAGATGTAGCAACTATTTGCTCCACATCATATATTTAGTATGATTAAGTATAGTTTACTTATAAAGTAACATACAAATTTTTGCTTTCAAGGTTATCAATGGACTGTCCTCACCATATTCAATGATCTATAATAATAGTAGCAGTAATAATAGTAGATGACATTTTGTGCCAAACACATTACAAAGCACTCTACATGTAGGATTTTGTTAAACCCGTACTCTGGAAAGCAAATACtagtttattctcattttaaacatagggaaactgaggcacagataaaTTAAGCAGCTTGCTCAATATTGTCAGCTAGTCAATGGCAGAACTGGAATTTTAACACAGAGAATTCGATCTCCTGCTCATTACTTCTACCAGCCctgcttcattttccttctctattgCTGGCATTATTAACTATTCTCCCCCCCAATCTTGACACTTGTTTTTTTCCTAGTCTCCTTACtataatattataaatttcaCCCTCCTTTGCCCAATGGTTATCTCTTTT
It encodes the following:
- the LOC140846869 gene encoding olfactory receptor 1B1-like, which codes for MTCFLIPTVFQAGSLSLIMGCTPNASHSPVFLLRGFSGASVSPSLLFVLFLAVYLMTVVGNMTLVLLISRDPRLHTPMYYLLRGLSVIDMGVSTVILPQLLAHLLSNSPAIPASRCLAQFFFFYAFGVTDTLVVSVMAVDRYVAICDPLHYPSVMSRQVCARLLAMSWSVSVVHTMLHVGLLLPLNWAGDAEGNVNLPHFFCDHRPLLRASCSDIRSNELAIFMEGGFLMLGPCTLIVLSYIRIGATIARLPSAAGRRRAVSTCGSHLTMVGFLYGTIIWVYFQPPSQNSQDQDMVAAVMYTAITPLANPLVYSLRNKDVKRALRRLIGCGAVDS